acagcaatgaacatcacacattGGATCGAATGTTCCACAGCCTGTATGGTGCTCCCGTGACGGTTATGGAAACTGACTAGGTTGGGCTCCAAAAAGAAGATTTTGTCTCCTTTACTACCAGTCTTAGTTATGGGGTATTAAGAGCGTTTGAGGAGGAGAAAGTAGAGTTTGTTGTCTATTCACCGCTGATAGAGAAATCGATTGGAAAGTCTAATTGGTGGGCTTCAGTAAGATAGGGTTTTATGTTCCCTTCTATGGATCTTGGTTATCAATGTAGTATTACAAGATTGTGGTGTGTAGATTGTGGTCGTCGATGAGGATGATTGTCGTTTTGGTGGGAGCTAAATGTCTCTACTTTTTCTCATCCCAATCAAGGAACGCTTAAAATGCTGTCTATATGAACGCTGCCAACGTTGGAATTGGCATTCATGCAATAAAGATTGATCTTgtgctgttgttattgttgttgtagccacttttccatgtggaggtggcgatcgtcgttccggcccaaaggaccgatcgccgggggaacaggttggccattggttatttaaaggcgtcaggAACTCGCCTTGACATAGCGAGCATcatgacactcagtatttaagaggGGGTGCCGCccgtcctctcactgagactctcggctcgataccgctgattgtccgcgactgtcagTATCCGCAACATTTGGACATGCCCGTTAGCTCGTAGCTTCCcgcctatgtggtgctcacagctatcccctgCTGGTGCTGTTTATCGAAGTGAGAAAAGTTGGGTTACGTAGAGGGCCGCTGCATGGTGTAGCTGCAGAAGTCTCAAGAGACTAACCACATGGGCGAtgtttttgacaaaagtttcGACGGAATATGGAATTTCGAGGAAAACCTTAAAGAGGACTGAATTCCCAAATGGACTACCTACCGCTCAATAATTCGACACGAGGTTGTAGTTGATGGACAGGCTCCGCAGTCTGCATCGCATCGAAGGGATGGTCTGAGGCCTTTGCATCTGTACGTTCAGACACCTGTCGACTCTGTTGGAGGCAACAAACACGGCAGTGCTGATGATGTTCTGGGAAGATCGTTCTTCCTTGAAAACGTGGAAATCGTTTTCCCGCAGTGGTAGACAGCCAGCAGGCACTTGTGTTATTTTCTGGAACCTCGGTATGCATGGAGGAACAACATGCTGACGGGACAGGTGCAAGGAGAAGTAAGTCTTTATCCAACTCTTTAGAGAAGAGGGAACATCCAATCCCTAGGCAGCTGATTTTACGAACCAGATTAACCCGATAGAgttcctcatcggcaagggctgccgcctaagTATACAACACaatgctataacaacaacaacaacagggaaTGACACAAACCCCCTGATGAGTATGTGGGCACCACAAGTGCATCACATTTATGGCGAGAAACGAGTGGAAACCATTGACAGACGTGAGCCCGAGACAGAATTGGGGAAGTAATAAAATTGCTTGAATGCGAGGAGCGATTTTTAGGTGGAGGTTAATGATCTTATTGACTCGATGAGGAGTGATAGCCCTGTAGGCCATTTATTTCAAAGCGGCTGAGGTCTAGGCTTGTTAAGAGATGAATGGCAGATATATTGGTCATGGGAGGACAGTCAGGCTGTGCGGTGAGGCGCTCCACAGCGTGCCGGTAAATGAGATTGACAACCGGTTAAGCGGTCATAGAAATTCAGGCGGAGGTTGAGCTTTGCGTctctgcacacaaatcccacaaacgcagaaaagtgaaaaaatgttcaattttgacGCTTGAAAGCGAGCGGCAATCTGTGCTGCCACACATGAAGCAGTGTTTTTAATGGtcaaagtaaacaagtaaagtgaagttcggccctgctgaactttagacacccaccaccttggataaaTTAATcatctttttttataaaaactccactaccatatccatagtactATACAAATGAgagctggtctggatcatatttaaaTCAGGCCCCGAGAACTctaatacaagtcacagtttcagcgaaatcgggcaacaaatccgctttttatgggattaagatcctAGATTggaagatgggtctatattgcagctatatctaaatatagtctgatctagactatatgctggtcggatgacgggaggcttaataaaagtcactgtgtcaaattccatcgaaatcgggtaataaatgcagtttttatgggtttaagaccctaaataagcaaatcggtctatatgacaactatgtctaaatacggtccgatctgaaacatatttgagtcggatatcgaaagacttaaaacaattcaccgttacaaatttcatcaaaattcgataaGAAATGCGtctgttacgggcttaagaccctgaacCCTCATATCGGTCTtctgttacgggcttaagaccctaaatcctcatatcggtctatatgattgctatattgaaatatggtccgatatgggccatattcggtttgaatatcggggccGCTACTATAACTtcccgttttaaatttcagcgaaatcagacaaaaatactttcacgggcttaagaccctaaattgccagatcagtctacatgacagctatatccaaatatagtcctagTTTGGGCTATTCAAGAACTttacctgcgtatagaagaaatacgagtctgtgcaaaatttcaacctaatgtcctaatttttaaagactgtagcgtgattacaatttACGGGCAGACACGCGGACATCCttaaattgtcttagatttttacgacgatcagaactatatatactttgtagggcggAAAATGCACGATGTCGATGTGTcgcaatgactaaatgaatatgaacctatcctatggtggtgggtataaaaatttgttaacttttgcgagttaattttttttacatttgtttgcaaatttgcatttttcaacgcgacgtTCCTCCAAGAGCTGATTCTGTTTGGACCCATAAAGACTCGCAGCGATTTCGGGGCAGGAATGGCAACCCTGTATAATGGTTACTTCAATGCATGTGGTTCAGGCTGTTGAGAGATGCAGGGCGGATCTACAGGTCATggagcaatcccatggcagccggttgtgcgtgccggattgacccgatggagttcttcatcggcaagggctgccgcctcagtgtaaaacacactgctacaacaacaggtCATGGGAAGAGATGTCAGGCCTTCCAGGAAAATCGACTATTGCAGAGTATCCTTAAAAGGTATTGTAGAAGggctatttgagagtaggatTTAGGGAGTCCGCTAGTGAGCCTGATCGCTCGAATTACTTGTAGGCTGTAGGACCAAGATCCTGTGACCCAGTTTCTCTAGAAAGAGGGCATAACTAATCCTAAGGCTGACGATGTAATAAATCAGGCTGCTGATAGGTTGTTAAcaagattttgttgttgttgtagcagtttattgtgttctatctttcgtctgtttgattctgttgagtgtcaaaccccaggaactccgcgactaagatggagtgcgtccacagggaacTGGGTCTgaatcgagtgggtctggccgggcagttaaacaggtgacgtgtatcgtgcggtccctggttacaatcaggacatacatattgcacgtcggcatcaatcctagatctgtgggaattgaggcagaaccactctggtttgccgggggaggtcaatttcttcgggtgcaatgggtggcggtcgttctccaaggactacattcacccggtagccaattaacgcgtctgctaccgtgtctgcatgaatgttgatTACAAGATTTTGTAATGTTAGATTACCTACTTGGTAATGGAAGCAAGAAGATTTTCTTAAGGAGAAAGAAAATGGAGGAATCTCAATGGGCCAATAGGAAGATGCGTTACGCAAGTGACGAGTGCGTTTCTGGGCTAAAAACCCACCATGAGTCACCTCTGGGGATAAATTCCAATTCGGAAatgctttcgcattacttcgaggttgtcccatatctggtgatttcCCATATCATCGCAGCAACACAGATCCGAGGGGTTGGTAACTGACTGAAACGACGCTGATAGGTTGTTAACAAGATTTTGTAATGTTAGATTACCTACTTGGTAATGGAAGCAGGAAGAAGCAGATTTGCTTAAGGAGAAAGAAAATGGAGGAATCTCAATGGGCCAATAGGAAAATGCGTTACGCATGTGACGAGTGCGTTTCAGGGCTAAAAACCCACCATGAGTCACATCTGGGGATTAATTCCAATTCGGAaacgctttcgcattacttcgaggttgtcccatatctggtgatttcCCATATCATCGCGGCAACACAGATCCGAGGGTTTGGTACCTGACTGAAACGACGCTTATAATATTCTAGAGGAAGCCATACggctttgttttgattttttaacgtCGATGTTCAGTGTTTTGTAAGTTGGATGTTAAGTGAATGGGTAGAATTATGTTCTGATCCCAATAAAATAGGGCACTGCAGggaaatgtaattaaaaatttagcTTTGGGTAAGTTCCAAAGGTGGTTCAAGTTTAAGTGGTGATTGATCATTCAAAGGAGTTCAAGTTTAAGTGGTGATTGATCACCGCAATAAAATTCAATGCGACCCCGTGTATATTGCATTGTTTagtattttttattaatgaTTCAAATTAATTCATAATACTTAATAATAAAAGTAGGAAGccataaaaactttgttttctttctcttttaACAATAGTTTGAGATATCAAAAATAACACTGGGTGATGTTTTTATGTTTGAGCTCTTGAGATTCTCGCAAAAACACAGGATAGGTGGATTTTCAGAGATAATTTCAACATACAAATGCATGTATAtcgtaaaaaaataataatacaaaaatttcGTACTAATTAAATACAATTATAAAAGTTATATGCATATCGTTCATTTCATGCATGCAAGTTTCTAGAGCTTTTTACACAGTCTTCAAGTATAAAATATTGGGTAAAACTATGCGCTTTGGGAATGTTGTTCTTTCAAACAAAGAGTCATTGTCatgagaaacaaaattttaaaaatgttataaaaaaaaacttgcacaAAATGAGCGATATAACATAGAAGAATAAATGTCACAGACTTTGTAATACAACTCGGCGATTTGTTGTTCGTTGGCTATAGTTTACATTAGAGAGCACACAAACCTCTACAACTCCTCGTGTTGTTCGGTTTTGGCCTTGGGCACTATATCATTGGCCTTTTTCATGTAGGCTATAAAGTCTTCACGTTTGCGACCCCCATTgtattcttgttttgtttttaaatatgaaaaatatttgatggTAGGATAGCCACGAACATCATGCTGGGAGCAGACAGCATTATCGCGCGTACAATCGACTGCGGCCAAAATCATGCGGGAATCATCTTTCAGAGCTTTGGCGGCTGCATTAAATTCGGGTTTTGTACTTTTACAGTGACCGCACcctggaataaaaaaaaataaaaaaacaaaattcggtTAAAAGTTTAATGGAGGACTTAGGAAAGGAAGTAAATTCTCTTATCTCTATATAATGATAGGAATCCCCCAAAAAATTATAATCGTTTAGCACTCTTAGATATAATACGACTGTTTCCATATACCttaccaatcccatggcagcccgtTTGTACacatcggattgacccgatggaaccctcatcagcaagggctgccgcctcagtgtacgtattcgtcttttttcgtcaggGAGAGGCACATCTCGGAGGTCATTCTCCGCACGCTTGTGGTTCGTGCCTGGATTGAAAAgaactgatccgaagagatgcgccaggttgttcaaccgtcaatttattgtgcatcccaagagtgacagggcaagaaggagagccattcgccgtattcgtggtctccgagccgatgaacagccatcataatttaccgtgggcgaagttacgaatgtcatccatggcgccaaatcatctaaggcgttgggcccgacggaatctctacattgatgttgaagaatctggattcacctggagttgagtaccatactactgtcctcaacctgtctttgaacactcttatagttcccgatgtctggaaaattggCAGAGTggtcccgctactgaagcctggaaaggacccgggtttgggggagtcgtacagaccgatctcccttctctcattaGTGGCAAAGAcgattgaggcattactcctcccgagccttgtAGGAGAATTTCAATTCCCCGagtatcaacatggatttcgaagactggataaatgattccgaccatcaagtgtcccaaaatacttgctGCCGCATTTAACAGCTCTTACATATTCTCCCCACATTCCACAGCCATTTGCGATAAggtcaaaaatagaaacaaagtgctcaagtcacttgccggcagcacttaggGTCCagtcaaagaaaccttgttgatcacgtacaaagcaattggccgatctggggtaagttatgcagcgtcagtatggtctcgtcagctttgtgacacgcggtgaaataatattcagaactgtcagaatgccacccttcgaactgcgacgggctgtctcctcagttctcatgtggaccacttccatcaggagacaaagatcctaccagtgcgaagactggactacatgctgtctaagcaataccttttgggctgtcaTCGACCATCCAATCATCattttgtggatagatatccaccgcccagaagccttaaggtagatctacatgatttaGAGGGTAAGGGTTAGCGCTACAAgaaagaacctctagatcaagcatgtctggacaacattcatgcagacacggtagcagatgcgataaatggctaccgggtgaatgtagtccttggagaacgaccgcctcccattgcacctgaagaaattgacctcccccggcaaaccagagtagttccaacagagcaaggattgatgccgacgtgcaagatgtatgtcccgattgtaaccaggcaccacacgatacacgtcacctgtttaactgcccagtcagacccagatccctggtGACGCACCCTATCTtagtaaccagggaccgcatgatacacgtcacctgtttaactacccagccagacccattcgACTCAGACCTCAGATACCTGcagacgcaccccatcttagtcgcagagttcctgggtcttgacactcaacagaatcaagcagacgaaatataGAGCACAATAAAGTGCTTCAACAACAACCCTACTGGAATGTTTAGAGCAAACTTAATAACGCTTCAAGGCTTGAGGGCAGTCTTGAAATTTCAATATCCCATATTTACTTAGGCATTTTTTACTTACACGGTGCATAAAACATAACCAATGCATGTTTTTTCCTCTTCAAGGTTGTTGCAAAGTTTTGATCGTTCAGGAAAACAACTTCAGTATCTTCTTCCTCTTCCCAACTTTTTTCCGGCGGAGGTGGAGGTGGGGGCTCTTTGGGatctttcataaattctataatCTTATCGGCATCTCTGACATTAACATCAAACTTAAATTGGCCGTTTACGAAATATTTTATGGTTGGATAACCTTTGACCTTGTATTGTTCAGCAATCGCACTTTCTTTGGTGGCATCCAATGCTGCCAAAACTCCaggaacatttttttgtttcatttccaaTGCTGCTTTTTCATATTCCGGCTTCATACGTTTACAATGACCGCACCCTGGAAAAAAATACAACAGAATTCGGTTAaaagtttgttaaaaaaatacaacattttaaaGAGCAataaagtttttgttgttttttgaaaaaaaaaaattcggttaaaagcatgtttaaaaaatacaaaatgaagTTTTTGTTGTAATTGTAGCCACATTTACATGTGTAGCGAacctcatcaagctcctgtaggtgagcaagctcgttccggtccaaatgaccaatcgccgcgggacCAGAATGaccgttggttatttaaaggcgccaataatccgCCTTGTCATATGGAGCATCATAAGAACTCAGTATTTCTAcaagagctggtgccgcccggccagtcactgagactctccgctcgatccCGCTGATTGTGCGCGACTGCCTTTCAGCTATTCCatgtggagcattccactatccacaacctgtgaacacgcccggtagctcgcagctaagattttcgtggcagcaatgaacaccatacatatcggacctcaatgttccagcctgtgtggtgctcacaccGGGAactttttgttgtagcagtgtgttgtacgaCGAGGCGGCAGCTCTTATCGATGAAGGATTAATGAAGCTCCAAGGCTTTGAGGCCAGTCTTGAAATTTCAACAtcctatatttaaattttttacttacACGGTGCATAGAACATGACCAATACAGATTTTTCGTCCTTGAGAgcaggttcgaatccttgctTGGTGAGATGCACTATTTCTGAATTTGTATCAGCAGACCACTCTAGTTCTTTGGGTTTTTTAATTGTTACCGAACTGGGATCACGCATGAAAGCCATTATGCCGTCCTTGTTATTATCTCCCTCATAGATTTGTTTGAATTTGCCATTCTCAAAATAGATGATGGTGGGAAAACCTGCATgcaataaagaaaattattgtCTGGTTTCCATAGCCGAATCTCCTTTAATTACCTGTTATATTATAAACCCTTCTGGCCAAGGCATTTTCTTGTCTCTCCACATCCATACCAGCCAACAGATAGCCTTCACTTTTCAATTCCGTAGCTGCTTTGGAAAAGTCTGGCTTTAATCTCTTACAAAAACCACACCATGGCACATAGAACATTACCAGCATGGGTCGTATGTCTTTCTTCAAATGTTTAATAAAACTGGCATAATCACCAAAGTGTATGACATCTTTGCCCACGGGGTCTTCTTCCCAAGGCAAATCACCTGCTGGATCACGCATAAAATTCACCATGGATGTCACAGACATTTGGCGATCGTAATCCTTATGGAAATCACCATCTTTGTAATGCTTTAAGGCCACTGGTTCAGGATTGACCTTTAGTTTTTTACACAATTTCTTCTTCTCCGCCTGTGAACAATCCATGAGGACCATGGTCCCCGTCCCTTTGACGGCATCGGCAGTCTCTTTGAAAACCCTTATCTGTTCGGCAGATTGTTTTCCATTACTGCTAAAGAGGACCAAGACATTGGTTTTTGTACGCAACAGTTTCTTAAAATCCTTATATTCAACAATGTCCTCTATAATGGCTGATTTGCTGTTCACTTTGCCGACAGCCGGTTTTATTATTGTGGGCGTAAGTATTGCTAAAAACTTAAGGGATAATGAGATTAAGTTTGGACCTTATGTGATTGAGGGGGCTACATACTATTGTTGTAAGTTGTGTTAATTGCATTTTGCACTATTAAACATAatttttactaaagaaaattaaaattggttTCGGGATTCCGGGTTTCTGTCTAAATTCTGTTGTGATGACGTTTCGTTTCTTCgtattaggtctgttcgcgtacttttctaGAAAAAATTGGGAGTAAAAAGTTAGAGGAAAGAGAAAgagccatgacataattaccaggtaatgtaccgtaaataactgagtacaatttttactCGCGAAGTGTACTATCTGTTAACAacatttggttgtgtgtgtgtattattatTAAGAACTATTACAcgcacaaacaacgaaaaatggcgcaaataagtaacatacacaaaataggagttgcactaatcactgattttgacagatagtgcactcaatattttgttgttgggcaactgccactgcGGCAAATCtccttcgaaattcaaatgcaacactgcgtttgtGTTGAATACCAGTTATTATTGGTGGTTTTGGATAGCACTTTTTCTCaacatttgaaaatttctaACCAAATTATAACATTTTGTAGTTGAATTTAATATAATAGCTTTACCTATTTAACTGTTGACCACAATATATATGCGGAAGACAAAAAATGTTGATAACAATAACAACGCTGTAAGAACATCTCTGAATGAACATCACTTCAATGGCAGTGTAAAACCCATGGTGCAATTAAGAGGTattgtcattagcacaacaaaatcctacccccaacgaaaccaccttgagtggcaaatgctgtacaatgaaatgtcaaagtgattttagaaataaactttgttttacaacttatcttcttcaaatgtgttttatatttatattgtcACCCTTATAACACTGTTTCGTTGCTTATGTATGGAATAttggatcaaatagaacatctctctaagattttcgaaaaaatcacagctgtgttatcaggcttttgacatttagatttactggaaaatcaaaacaaaaataaaaaaaaattactcagctgttcgcatggcctcaccttataagtgtaTCCTGTTGAAAACCATGTTTATACTAGAGCTAAAATCCACTTGATTTCAGATAATCTCCCAAACCCGTTTACATGACAGCGTGTTTTCATTTTCAGCTGTTCGATGCTGGGATAAAAGCCAGACTTGCCCAgcttatggctggtactatgttcgtttttcaccgttgaaaactcatatttttcgcgattacttttttgaataactacacaaataacaaatttttttaattttaccataagtaatgagAGAATGTACCACTGAACAAAACCAACAAGTGTTTATGCTTTGAAATATATTATCTAAACAAAGTAATCGTCGAAAAATATCGCGTAAAGCGAATATAGTAACAGCCTTTAtggaattttccaatttcagagttGAACCCCGTAAACAACGCTCATTAAATCGGTATTTAGTGCTCTTGGCAGCTGatattataaagggaaaacaaatGATGGAGCCATTAAATCCGCATTTAAAGAGCTGTATAAACGGggttttatttcaaattaagTGGATTTGGGCTCTAGTGCAAGCATGGTTTGAAACCATGTTTgcagctgttcgatgctgcgCAAAAtactccagtagaaatttggaAGCTCTCAATTGACAACTTTCAAAATTAAGCTTACCCTCACGCACTCTCCTGCTCTCTTTTGTTGGCAAATAATGttcgcgaacgacttccagtaataatttgtgtaaatttgccCAATTTTACTCCGTGCTTGGCAAATTTATGCAAGGTAAAGtcacatggcgaaacaattaaagggggtctcatttgtacaaaaaccagaaatcatatggtgcaatccgccatgttg
The Stomoxys calcitrans chromosome 3, idStoCalc2.1, whole genome shotgun sequence genome window above contains:
- the LOC106081396 gene encoding protein disulfide-isomerase A5, coding for MQLTQLTTIFLAILTPTIIKPAVGKVNSKSAIIEDIVEYKDFKKLLRTKTNVLVLFSSNGKQSAEQIRVFKETADAVKGTGTMVLMDCSQAEKKKLCKKLKVNPEPVALKHYKDGDFHKDYDRQMSVTSMVNFMRDPAGDLPWEEDPVGKDVIHFGDYASFIKHLKKDIRPMLVMFYVPWCGFCKRLKPDFSKAATELKSEGYLLAGMDVERQENALARRVYNITGFPTIIYFENGKFKQIYEGDNNKDGIMAFMRDPSSVTIKKPKELEWSADTNSEIVHLTKQGFEPALKDEKSVLVMFYAPWCGHCKRMKPEYEKAALEMKQKNVPGVLAALDATKESAIAEQYKVKGYPTIKYFVNGQFKFDVNVRDADKIIEFMKDPKEPPPPPPPEKSWEEEEDTEVVFLNDQNFATTLKRKKHALVMFYAPWCGHCKSTKPEFNAAAKALKDDSRMILAAVDCTRDNAVCSQHDVRGYPTIKYFSYLKTKQEYNGGRKREDFIAYMKKANDIVPKAKTEQHEEL